The following nucleotide sequence is from Tardiphaga alba.
CCATGACATAGACCCGGTGCGAGATGCGGAGCGCAATCGACAGCTTCTGCTCCACCAGCAAAATCGCCACGCCGCGGCGTGCGATCTCGGCGATGAGATCGCCGACCTGCTGCACGATCAGCGGCGCCAGGCCTTCGGTCGGCTCGTCGATCATGACCAGCTCGGGATCGCCCATCAGCGTGCGGCAGATGGTCAGCATCTGCTTCTCGCCACCGGACAACACGCCGGCTGCCGTATCGGCGCGGCGGGCGAGGTTCGGGAACATCTCCAGCATATCATCGAGCCGCCATTTGCCCGGCTTTCGCGAGTCCTTGATGCCCAGCAGCAGGTTCTGCCGCACCGTGAGGCCTGGAAAGATGTCGCGATGCTCCGGCACATAGCCGAGGCCGAGATGCGCGATCTTGAAGCTCGGCAGGCCGGCAATGTCCTTGCCCTTGAACTTGATCGTGCCCTGCGGCGGCACCTCGCCCATGATGGCCTTGACCGTGGTCGAGCGGCCGACGCCGTTGCGCCCCAGCAGCGAGACGACCTCGCTCGCATCGATATGCAGGTCGACGCCCTGCAGGATGTGGCTCTTGCCGTAATAGGCGTGCAGGTCTTTGACTTCCAGCATCAGGCAGCCTCCTCGCCGAGATAGGCTTCCTTGACCTTCTTGTTGCCGCGGATCTCGGCCGGTGTGCCCGTGGCGATCACCTCGCCATAGACCAGCACCGAGATGCGATCGGCGAGGCCGAACACCACGCTCATATCGTGCTCGACGATCAGCAACGTGCGCCCCTCGGTGAGCCGCCGGATCTGCTCCACGGCGCGCTCCGTCTCGGCATGGCTCATGCCCGCGGTGGGCTCGTCAAGCAGGACCACATCGGCGCCGCCGGCAATGGTGATGCCGATTTCCAGCGCGCGTTGCTCCGCATAGGTCAGCAGTCCCGCCGGCACGTCGCGGCGCGACACCAGGCTGATGTCCTGCAGGATCTGCGCGGTGCGCTCACGCACCTCGGGCAGGGCGTCCACATTCTTCCAGAATGCGTAGCGATGCCCGGTGGCCCACAACACGGCGCAGCGCAGATTCTCCCACACCGTCATCTTGGCGAAGACGTTGGTGACCTGGAACGAGCGCGACAGACCGCGGCGATTGATCTGGAACGGCGGCAGGCCGACGATATCCTGCCCGTTCAGCAGAATGGTCCCGCTGGTCGGCTTCATATAGCCCGAGATCAGGTTGAACGTGGTGGATTTGCCGGCGCCGTTCGGGCCGATCAGCGCGTGGCGTTCGCCCTTGGCGACAGAGAGAGTCACACCCTGGATCACTTTGGTGATGCCGAAGGATTTCTCCACGCCGTGCATTTCAATGGCGTTGGTCATGCGGCCGCTCCCTTGGCACGGGCTTCGGTGAGGGCATCGTCCCAGCGCGCTGCGATCATTTTCCAGGTCTTGCGCGCAGCGAAGGCGCCGACGAACAGCAGCACGGCGGCGATCGCCCAGACACCGCGGTTCTCCGCGTCGAACGGAATGCCGAACGCCTTGATGTGCGAATCTCCGCCGGCATGGACCATATGGAAGACGATGACCTCGACGGCCAGGATGAAGCCGACCAGCATCGCCAGCGTCGGAATGAAAGAGATCAGATAGGCCGGCAACACGCGGGCGATGGTGCCGGCCTTGATCAGCGGCCAGTGCATCATCATGAGGCCGGTGAGGCCGCCAGGCGCGAACATGACGACGGCGATGAAGATCAGCCCGAAATAGAGCTGCCACACCTGCGTGAGGTCCGAGAGGCCGAGCGAGAGCAGGGTCACGAAGATGGCGCCGACGATCGGGCCGATGAAGAAGCCGACGCCGCCGATATAGGTGGCGAACAGCACGGTGCCGGACTGCACGGCGCCGAGATAGGCGGAATTGGCGATCTCGAAATTGATCGCCGCCAGCGCGCCCGCGATGCCGGCAAAGAAACCGGAGAAGCAGAAGGCGATGAAGCGCACCACATGTGGATCGTAGCCGACGAATTGCACGCGCTCGGGATTGTCGCGCACGGCATTGCACATGCGGCCGAGCGGCGTGCGGGTGAGGGCATACATGGCGATCACGGCGATCAGCGTCCATGCCGCGACCAGGTAGTAGATCTGGATCTGTGGGCCAAAACTCCAGTCGAACAACCGGAATGCCTTGGTGCGATTGGCCGACACACCGGCTTCGCCGCCGAAGAAGGTCCGCAGGATCAGCGCCGAGGATGCCACGAGTTCGGCGAGGCCGAGCGAGATCATGGCAAAGGCGGTGCCGGACCGTTTGGTCGAGACCCAGCCGAAGATGAGCGCGAAACCGAGGCCCGCGAAGCCGCCGATCAACGGCACCAAAGGCAGCGGGATCGCAAACTTGTTCTTGGCGATGATGTTGATGGCATGGATCGCGAGGAAGCCGCCGAGCCCGTAATAGACCGCATGCCCGAAAGACAGCATGCCGGTCTGTCCGAGCAGGATATTGTAGGACAGCGAAAAGATGATCGAGATGCCGATCAGGCTGAAGGTCGTCAGCGATCCGCCCGACGAGAAGATTTTTGGCAGGATGATCAGCGCCGCGGCGACGATCACCCACATGCCATAGAATTTCAGACGATCGGCGGCGGTGGGCGCGGGTGGCGCGATATTCATGGTGGTGTCGCTCATGTTTCACGCGTCCCGAGCAGGCCCATCGGGCGGAACATCAGGATCAGCACCAGCAGCACATAGGGCATGATCGGCGCGATCTGGGCGATGGTGACGTTCCAGATATCCGACAGCCAGGTGGCGGCAAGGTCAGGGCTCAGCGGCCCGAACAGCCCGGCCAGCGATCCGTTCATGGACACTGCAAAAGTTTGCACGAGGCCGATCAGCAGCGAGGCGATGAAGGCGCCAGGCAGCGAGCCGAGGCCACCGACCACCACCACCACGAACAGGATCGGGCCGAGCAGGCCGGCCATGTTCGACTGGGTGACGAGGGCAGGTCCGGCGATCACGCCGGCCACCGCGGCAAGCGCGGTGCCGACGCCGAACACCAGCATGAAGATGCGCCCGACATTGTGGCCGAGATGGCCGACCATATGCGGATGGGTGAGGGCGGCCTGCACGATCAGGCCGATGCGGGTTTTCTTCAGCGTGATCAGAAGGCCGGCAAAGATCACGATGGAGATTACCAGCATGAAGATCTTGAAGGCGGGATAGTTGGTCGAGAACAGCGTGAAGGCGGGGAAATCCAGCAGCGCCGGCACGCGGAAATCGACGGGGCTCTTGCCCCAGACGATCGAGACGATCTCCTCAATCGCGAAAGCCAGCCCGAAGGTGAACAACAGTTCCGGCACATGGCCGTATTTATGGACCTGTCGCAGCCCGTAGCGTTCGACCATCGCGCCGAGCGCTCCGGCCAGCAATGGCGCGATGATCAGCGCCGGCCAGAAGCCGAACCACTTGCTGATCTGAAATCCAAAGAAGGCGCCGAGCATGTAGAAGCTGGCATGAGCGAAATTCAGCACGCCGAGCATGCTGAAGATCACCGTCAGGCCCGAGGCCATCAGGAACAGCAGCATGCCGAACAGAATGCCGTTCAGCGTGGATATGACGATGAGTTCGAGCACGAAGGACCTCTTACTTCACCTCTCCTCTCCGGGGAGAGGTCGGCGTGCGAAGCACGACGGGTGAGGGGGCGGTACGTGACGTAAGCGTCCGAGCTTGGAGCTCCCCCTCACCCCAACCCTCTCCCCGGAGGGGAGAGGGGGCGACGGGGCGCGAAGCATCGGAAGCGTTCAGCTAC
It contains:
- a CDS encoding ABC transporter ATP-binding protein — its product is MLEVKDLHAYYGKSHILQGVDLHIDASEVVSLLGRNGVGRSTTVKAIMGEVPPQGTIKFKGKDIAGLPSFKIAHLGLGYVPEHRDIFPGLTVRQNLLLGIKDSRKPGKWRLDDMLEMFPNLARRADTAAGVLSGGEKQMLTICRTLMGDPELVMIDEPTEGLAPLIVQQVGDLIAEIARRGVAILLVEQKLSIALRISHRVYVMGHGRIVFEGTPAELKANDGVRKEWLEV
- a CDS encoding ABC transporter ATP-binding protein — its product is MTNAIEMHGVEKSFGITKVIQGVTLSVAKGERHALIGPNGAGKSTTFNLISGYMKPTSGTILLNGQDIVGLPPFQINRRGLSRSFQVTNVFAKMTVWENLRCAVLWATGHRYAFWKNVDALPEVRERTAQILQDISLVSRRDVPAGLLTYAEQRALEIGITIAGGADVVLLDEPTAGMSHAETERAVEQIRRLTEGRTLLIVEHDMSVVFGLADRISVLVYGEVIATGTPAEIRGNKKVKEAYLGEEAA
- a CDS encoding branched-chain amino acid ABC transporter permease yields the protein MLELIVISTLNGILFGMLLFLMASGLTVIFSMLGVLNFAHASFYMLGAFFGFQISKWFGFWPALIIAPLLAGALGAMVERYGLRQVHKYGHVPELLFTFGLAFAIEEIVSIVWGKSPVDFRVPALLDFPAFTLFSTNYPAFKIFMLVISIVIFAGLLITLKKTRIGLIVQAALTHPHMVGHLGHNVGRIFMLVFGVGTALAAVAGVIAGPALVTQSNMAGLLGPILFVVVVVGGLGSLPGAFIASLLIGLVQTFAVSMNGSLAGLFGPLSPDLAATWLSDIWNVTIAQIAPIMPYVLLVLILMFRPMGLLGTRET
- a CDS encoding branched-chain amino acid ABC transporter permease — encoded protein: MSDTTMNIAPPAPTAADRLKFYGMWVIVAAALIILPKIFSSGGSLTTFSLIGISIIFSLSYNILLGQTGMLSFGHAVYYGLGGFLAIHAINIIAKNKFAIPLPLVPLIGGFAGLGFALIFGWVSTKRSGTAFAMISLGLAELVASSALILRTFFGGEAGVSANRTKAFRLFDWSFGPQIQIYYLVAAWTLIAVIAMYALTRTPLGRMCNAVRDNPERVQFVGYDPHVVRFIAFCFSGFFAGIAGALAAINFEIANSAYLGAVQSGTVLFATYIGGVGFFIGPIVGAIFVTLLSLGLSDLTQVWQLYFGLIFIAVVMFAPGGLTGLMMMHWPLIKAGTIARVLPAYLISFIPTLAMLVGFILAVEVIVFHMVHAGGDSHIKAFGIPFDAENRGVWAIAAVLLFVGAFAARKTWKMIAARWDDALTEARAKGAAA